One stretch of Melospiza georgiana isolate bMelGeo1 chromosome 28, bMelGeo1.pri, whole genome shotgun sequence DNA includes these proteins:
- the MRPL45 gene encoding large ribosomal subunit protein mL45, translating into MAAAMAAGLGRRAPRLGWKAAESLLRPGALPPCVLVPVRSRRKGPRLPEWARELSPEERERRLRCAAPVFPDERLERTFFLACTAEIMDPYVPPEGDARLTSLSKDGVKQQMQKLRQTAGSQLALRKIKDHDPDFSTKTFPEKAQEIFIEAHNSLANFNKQKLHSLVTERCYPDMVRGNRYKTIRWRFLESLEPPRVVHVRCEGILNRGNLYGQVTVRMHSRQILAIYDRFGRLMYGGEEIPKDVLEYVVFERYLVNPYGTWRMHGKIVPEWAPPKDPIIKTVMIPAPDPSQEHETAK; encoded by the exons ATGGCGGCCGCCATGGCGGCGGGGCTGGGCCGCAGGGCCCCGCGGCTCGGCTGGAAG GCCGCCGAGTCCCTGCTCCGTCCCGGGGCGCTGCCGCCCTGTGTGCTTGTGCcggtgaggagcaggaggaagggcCCGCGGCTGCCCGAGTGGGCCCGGGAGCTGAGCCCTGaggagcgggagcggcggcTCCGGTGCGCGGCGCCGGTTTTCCCGGACGAGCGCCTGGAGCGCACCTTCTTCCTGGCCTGCACGG CTGAGATCATGGATCCCTACGTCCCTCCCGAGGGCGATGCCCGCCTGACCTCGCTGTCCAAGGACGGGGTGAAGCAGCAGATGCAGAAGCTGAGGCAGACAGCGGGCTCCCAGCTGGC cctgCGGAAGATCAAGGATCACGACCCGGATTTCAGCACCAAAACCTTCCCTGAGAAGGCCCAGGAGATATTTATTGAGGCCCACAACTCCCTGGCAAA CTTTAACAAGCAGAAGCTTCACTCCCTGGTGACGGAGCGCTGCTACCCC gacATGGTGCGAGGGAACAGGTACAAAACCATCCGCTGGCGGTTCCTGGAGTCCCTGGAGCCCCCCAGGGTGGTGCACGTGCGCTGCGAGGGCATCCTGAACCGCGGCAACCTCTACGGGCAGGTGACAGTGAGGATGCACAGCCGCCAG ATTTTGGCCATCTATGACCGCTTTGGGCGGCTGATGTACGGCGGGGAGGAGATCCCCAAGGATGTTCTGGAGTACGTTGTGTTCGAGAGGTACCTGGTGAACCCCTATGGAACCTGGAGGATGCACGGCAAGATCGTCCCAGAGTGGGCCCCACCCAAGGATCCCATCATTAAG ACCGTGATGATTCCAGCCCCGGATCCCTCACAGGAGCATGAAACAGCAAAGTAG